CACGAACGCGCCACCGGTGACGGCGCCCAGCGTGACGGCGCCGGTTCTGATCATCGAGCGCCGGGAGAACTTGGCGCGCAGGTACTCGTGCTGCTCGGCCATGCTCATGTGTGCGGCGAGCTGGTCGGGTACGCCCATGCGAGGAGTGTCCATGACGTCTGAAACTCGTGGGCCCGGACGACCAGCCGCAAGACGCCAAATGGACGGTTCGCGAACAGGGGCTCATAACACATTCAACGTTGTCCCAAGGTTCCTTAACAGGCACGTGCCCGAAATCGGGCAGGTTTCTTGCGAAACCGGCTCGCGTCCCTCAGGATCTACCGGGTGCACGACGAACTCGTTGATCACCTGACGCGCTCCACACCCCTCCAGCGGGGCGAGGCGCTGCGGGTGATCCAGGACGTGCTCGCCTACTTCGACGAGACGACCGAGGACTACGTCCGTCGCCGCCACCGCGAACTCCAGGCCCAGGGCCTGGTGAACGCGGAGATCTTCGAACGGATCGAGGCGGACCTGAAATACCGTGCGGTGGCCCCGCCCGAGCTCACGCTCAGGCAACTGCGGCGCATCGTCTACGGCTGAACCGAAGCTTGGGGATACGTATATATGTGCGGAATCGTCGGATACATCGGGAAGCGTGACGTCGCTCCCCTGCTCCTGGAGGGCCTGCAGCGCCTGGAGTACCGCGGGTACGACTCCGCGGGCATAGTCGTCACCTCCCCGAAGACGGCCGGCCTGAAGATGGTCAAGGCCAAGGGCCGGGTCCGTGACCTGGAGGCCAAGGTCCCGGCGCGCTTCAAGGGCACCACCGGCATCGCCCACACCCGCTGGGCCACCCACGGCGCCCCCTCCGACGTGAACGCCCACCCGCACATGTCGGCCGACCTCAAGGTCGCCGTCGTACACAACGGCATCATCGACAACGCCTCCGACCTGCGCAAGAAGCTGGAAGCGGACGGCGTCGAGTTCCTCTCGGAGACCGACACCGAGGTCCTCGTCCACCTCGTCGCCCGCTCCCAGGCCGACAAGCTGGAGGACAAGGTCCGCGAGGCGCTGCGCGTGGTCGAGGGCACGTACGGCATCGCCGTCATGCACGCCGACTTCAACGACCGCATCGTCGTCGCCCGCAACGGCTCCCCGGTCGTCCTCGGCATCGGCGAGAAGGAGATGTTCGTCGCCTCGGACATCGCCGCGCTGGTCGCCCACACCCGCCAGATAGTCACGCTGGACGACGGCGAGATGGCCACCCTCAAGGCCGACGACTTCCGCACCTACACCACGGAGGGCACCCGCACCACGGCCGAGCCCACCACCGTGGAGTGGGAGGCCGCCTCCTACGACATGGGCGGCCACGACACCTACATGCACAAGGAGATCCACGAGCAGGCCGACGCCGTGGACCGCGTGCTGCGCGGCCGCATCGACGACCGCTTCTCCACCGTGCACCTCGGCGGCCTCAACCTGGACGCCCGCGAGGCGCGCCAGATCCGCCGCGTGAAGATCCTCGGCTGCGGCACCTCGTACCACGCGGGCATGATCGGCGCCCAGATGATCGAGGAGCTGGCCCGCATCCCCGCGGACGCCGAGCCCGCGTCCGAGTTCCGCTACCGCAACGCGGTCGTCGACCCCGACACGCTGTACATCGCCGTCTCGCAGTCCGGTGAGACGTACGACGTGCTGGCGGCCGTCCAGGAGCTGAAGCGCAAGGGCGCGCGGGTGCTGGGCATCGTCAACGTGGTCGGTTCGGCGATCGCCCGCGAGGCCGACGGCGGCATGTACGTGCACGCCGGCCCCGAGGTCTGCGTCGTCTCCACCAAGTGCTTCACCAACATGACGGTGGCCTTCGCGCTGCTCGCCCTGCACCTCGGCCGCACCCGCGACCTGTCCGTGCGCGACGGCAAGCGGATCATCGAGGGGCTGCGCAAGCTGCCCGGCCAGATCGCGGAGATCCTCTCCCGCGAGGAGGAGATCAAGAAGCTGGCCGAGGAGTTCGCCGAGGCCCGCTCCATGCTCTTCATCGGCCGCGTCCGGGGCTACCCGGTCGCCCGTGAGGCCTCCCTGAAGCTCAAGGAGGTCTCGTACATCCACGCCGAGGCCTACCCCGCCTCCGAGCTCAAGCACGGCCCGCTGGCCCTCATCGAGCCCGCGCTCCCGACGGTCGCGATCGTCCCGAACGACGACCTGCTGGAGAAGAACCGCGCGGCCCTGGAGGAGATCAAGGCCCGCAGCGGCAGGATCCTCGCGGTCGCCCACCAGGACCAGGAGAAGGCCGACCAGACGATCATCGTCCCGAAGAACGAGGACGAACTCGACCCGATCCTCATGGGCATCCCCCTCCAACTCCTCGCCTACTACACGGCAAAAGCCCTCGGCCGAGACATCGACAAGCCCCGCAACCTGGCCAAGTCGGTAACGGTGGAGTAAGGGCTTTTGCTTCAGGGGCGCGGGGCTGTATCAATTTGCGGCTCCGCCGCGCGGGCGCGACCAGCCCCCACGCGCCGCAGAGGCCAGACAACGGAACGGCCCCCCACGTGTGCCACCGACACGTGGGGGGCCGTTCGCCTGCCGGGGAGGCCCGACTCCCCGGCCCCGGCTGCCGATCAGCCCGTAGCCGTCACCCCGGGCCGGGCAGCCCGCCGCGAAAACGCCGTAGGCCAATGGGCCAGCGCCGCGGTCGCCGCGTACCAGGCAACCGCCCCCGCCGCGACGGCGAACCAGCCACCCACCTTGGTCAGCCCGTCGCTGCCGGCGAACCGGGCGACGGCCATCAGGACGAGCGCGGCGAAGAACAACCCGTACGCGCCCTGGCCGAGTTGGTCGCCACCGGCGAGGGTCAGGGAGAGCGCCACGAGGGCGAACAGGAGCAGGAAGAGCCCCGCTGCGTTGTCGGAGACCTGGGCCCCGGCAGAGACGGCCCAGGTGAACCAGAAGGCGCCCAGGACGGTGTAGGCGGTGCCGGAGGCCGTGTCGCGGTCCCGGAGGGCGAACAGGCCGGCGACGAACAGCGCGACGCCGCCGACGTAGTGGGCGATGGAGACGGCGTCCGCAGCCGTCACGCCGTCGATGAGGCCGGTGTACCCGAGGCCGAAGGCCAACAGGGTGACGCCGAGGGCGAGTCGGCCGGCGATCGTAGTGGTGCTGCTTCCCGCGGAGACGTCATTGTCCACGGCGGGCTCCCTTCACGCTTCATGCTTCACGCATGTGCAGGTGTGTAAGCGATATATGCCCTTCACAAGCACACAAACACCCTGCGAGCACCGCGAATTCGGGAGAAAAGCGAACTACGGAATCACGATGACCGGCCGCTTCGCCCGCTTGGCGAGCCGTCCGGCGACGGAGCCGAAGATCCGCCCGACGATGCCGTGGGTCGAGCCGACGACGATCGCGTCGGCCTCGTACTCCCGCCCCACCTCTTCGAGTTCGTGGCAGATGTCGCCGCCGCGCTCGACCAGGATCCAGGGCACCTCGGCGAGATACTCCGCGCACGCGAGCTCCAGACCGAGCACCTCGGTGCGGTGGTCCGGGACGTCGACGAAGACGGGCGGCTCGCAGCCGGCCCACACCGTGGTGGGCAGCCGGTTGGCGACGTGGACGATGATCAGGCCCGAGCCGGAGCGATGGGCCATGCCGATCGCGTACGCGAGCGCGCGCTCACTGGACGTGGAGCCGTCGAAGCCGACGACCACGCCGTGCTTGAAGGCTGGATCGCAGGAATGGCGTGCGTCTTCCGCCGCCAGGGGCTCGGCCGCCGTAGGGTCGGCGACGGGCCGCTTGCGGTCCGCGGGTTCGAAGAATTCGTGACCGGCCATGGCTGTCTCGGCGAATCGATCCTTATATACGGGTGGGGCGGCGGTGATCAACGGGGCCGTGGAGCTGTCCGGGAATCATCTTCCCAACCCCATACCCCCAAGGGTACGGCTGCACGCCTCCAAGGCCCAGATCCCGCACACCACCGGTGGGGGTTCCAGGGAGCATGCACGAGCGGACGGCCGTAACGCAATGGTTGCTGCCCCGTACAGGCGGTTTGCACAGCGTTCACTTACGCGGAACCGACCTCGACAGTGACCGACCGCCCGAAGCGGCGTTGAACCCCTTGCACCGCCGGACCCCCGTACCGCCGTCACACCGCCCCCAGGAAGGAGCCCGCCCCCGTGTTCTCGCCCCGCGCCACCCCCGACACCCGCCCCGGCGACGACCGGACGACCGACCTGATGCGCTGGGCGGCCTTCAGCTGTGTCCTGGTTCCGGTGGTCCTCCTCTGGTACGGCACCTCGCTGGCCGGCACCGCGGGCACCGCCCTGGGCCTCGCCGCCGTCACGGCCGTCTGCCGGGTGCTGCTGCGCCGGTCCGAGCGGTACGCGGCCCGGCTGCTCGCCGAGGACCACGCGCCGCAGGCGCACCACCGGGGGCGCCGTCAGCGCACCGGATCGGGGTCGCATCGTGGCGGTCGTCACTCCGGGGGAAACTCACCGGTCGGTTGACCGGTTTTCGCGCACGGACCCGCATCTTTTCAGCCAACTTCCGGGCACCGCGCACCCCTTGCCGAAACTACCCCCCACCCCCCGTTCCACCTGCACGGATTGGGCCCCAGAGCCCCTGCGCACCCTACGGGGATTGGCCACCGCACCGAGGCGCACTTCCCTGCACGGCCCACTAGTGCAACGCTTCGTGATCGAATGCTTCACGCCAAGTTGCCATGTCGACAATCTGCCGGGTGCTGAACTGGCCACGCCGGCATCATGCGACACAGTAGATTTCGATCTTGACTGTCTACGGCGGGGGACTCGTGCAGGACCGAGGGGAAACGTGCAGGAGCGACACAACCGAGGAGCCGCGACCACCGAGGGGGGCTTAGCAGGATGAGCCACGACTCCACTGCCGCGCCGGAAGCCGCGACCCGGAAACTCTCCGGGCGACGCCGCAAGGAGATCGTCGCGGTGCTGCTGTTCAGCGGCGGCCCCATTTTCGAGAGTTCCATTCCACTGTCGGTGTTCGGGATTGACCGCCAGGACGCCGGCGTGCCGCGCTACCGCTTGTTGGTGTGCGGCGGCGAAGAAGGCCCGCTGAGGACCACGGGGGGCCTGGAACTCACCGCGCCACATGGCTTGGAAGCGATCGCGCGGGCGGGCACGGTCGTCGTACCGGCCTGGCGTTCGATCACTTCTCCGCCACCGGAGGAAGCGCTCGACGCGCTGCGCCGGGCGCATGAAGAGGGTGCCCGCATCGTGGGCCTGTGCACCGGCGCGTTCGTGCTGGCCGCAGCGGGCCTGCTCGACGGCCGGCCGGCGACGACCCACTGGATGTACGCACCGACGCTGGCCAAGCGCTATCCGTCGGTGCATGTGGATCCACGAGAACTCTTCGTGGACGACGGAGACGTCCTGACGTCGGCGGGTACGGCGGCCGGAATCGATCTCTGTCTGCACATCGTGCGGACGGATCACGGCAACGAGGCGGCGGGCGCGCTGGCCCGGCGTCTGGTGGTCCCGCCGCGCCGGTCGGGCGGCCAGGAGCGCTATCTCGACCGGTCTTTACCGGAGGAGATCGGCGCCGACCCGCTCGCCGAGGTCGTCGCCTGGGCGCTGGAGCACCTCCACGAGCAGTTCGACGTGGAGACGCTGGCGGCACGCGCCTATATGAGCCGCCGCACCTTCGACCGCCGTTTCCGGTCGCTGACCGGAAGCGCGCCACTGCAGTGGCTGATCACCCAGCGGGTGCTGCAGGCGCAGCGGCTGCTGGAGACGTCGGACTACTCGGTGGACGAGGTCGCGGGCCGTTGCGGGTTCCGCTCGCCGGTGGCCCTGCGCGGCCACTTCCGCCGCCAGCTCGGGTCGTCCCCGGCGGCGTACCGGGCGGCGTACCGGGCCCGTAGGCCGCAGGCCGAACGGACGACGGACCACGAGCCGTCGTCCCCGGCGCCACCGCCTCAGGCGCTGCATCCGGACGGGCCGGGGCCGGTCCCGCCGCAGATCCGGCGCACGGCCGGCGCGATGGGCTCGTCGGCGTCCCTGCCGTCCGAGCACGCGCGCGACGCGTACGCGACCTCGCGGGCGAGCCTGCCGGGGCAGCGCAGCGGTATGTGAGCGACCGCGAGATGAGTGACCTCGAACGCCGGAGGGGCTGGGCCGACCCAGCCCCTCCGGCGTTCGAGGACGAAGCCCACACAGCCCACACAGACGAAGCCCACACCGCCGTGGGCACCTCAAAAGCCGACGTCAGCTTTAGGGTGGTCGCATGAACGATCGCATGGTGTGGATCGACTGCGAGATGACCGGCCTCTCGCTGTCGGACGACGCTCTCATCGAGGTTGCCGCCCTCGTCACCGACTCCGAGCTGAACATCCTCGGCGACGGCGTGGACATCGTCGTCCGCCCGCCGTCCAAGGCCCTGGAGACGATGCCCGACGTGGTGCGCGAGATGCACACCGCGTCCGGACTGCTCGACGAGCTGGCCGGCGGGACGACGCTCGCGGAGGCCGAGGCGCAGGTGCTGGCGTATGTCCGCAAGCACGTGAAGGAGCCGGGCAAGGCGCCGCTGTGCGGCAACTCCGTCGGCACCGACCGCGGGTTCCTGGCGCGGGACATGTCGGCCCTGGAGACCTACCTCCACTACCGGATCGTCGACGTGTCGTCGATCAAGGAACTCGCCCGGCGCTGGTACCCGAGGGCGTACTTCAACAGCCCCGAGAAGAACGGCAACCACCGCGCCCTCGCCGACATCCGCGACTCCATCGCGGAACTGCGCTACTACCGCGAGGCCGTCTTCGTGCCGCAGCCCGGCCCTGACTCCGACACGGCGAAGACCATCGCCGCGAAGCACGTCGTGCGCGCCCCGTAGGGGGCGCCGGGGGCGGCCCGGAAAAGCCGTGCACGAGCACCCCTTCGGACCCTGTACACTTTTTCTCGGCCGGTAGGGAGACCACAAAGTCCAACTACCGAACGTGGTGGGTGTAGCTCAGCTGGTAGAGCACCTGGTTGTGGTCCAGGATGCCGCGGGTTCGAGTCCCGTCACTCACCCTGAGTCATCAGCCGGTGACTTCCCGTAAGGGAGGTCACCGGCTGATGTGTTTCCCGGGTCCTCTCAGGTCCCCTCAGGTCGCGTCAGCTCCCCTCAGCTCGCGATCACGAGGAAGCCCGTCCCACCAACTCCGTGGCCAGCACCACCTGGCGGCGTTCCAGCTCCCGGGAGGCCGCCGGACGGCGGTCCGCGATCTCGGTCAGGAGCAGGTCCAGCATTCTGCGGCCCATCTCCTCTATCGGCTGGCGGACGCTCGTCAGGGGCGGGTCCATGTGGCGGGCGATCGCCGAGTCGTCGTA
The Streptomyces sp. NBC_01485 genome window above contains:
- a CDS encoding GPR1/FUN34/YaaH family transporter; this translates as MDNDVSAGSSTTTIAGRLALGVTLLAFGLGYTGLIDGVTAADAVSIAHYVGGVALFVAGLFALRDRDTASGTAYTVLGAFWFTWAVSAGAQVSDNAAGLFLLLFALVALSLTLAGGDQLGQGAYGLFFAALVLMAVARFAGSDGLTKVGGWFAVAAGAVAWYAATAALAHWPTAFSRRAARPGVTATG
- a CDS encoding helix-turn-helix domain-containing protein, which encodes MSHDSTAAPEAATRKLSGRRRKEIVAVLLFSGGPIFESSIPLSVFGIDRQDAGVPRYRLLVCGGEEGPLRTTGGLELTAPHGLEAIARAGTVVVPAWRSITSPPPEEALDALRRAHEEGARIVGLCTGAFVLAAAGLLDGRPATTHWMYAPTLAKRYPSVHVDPRELFVDDGDVLTSAGTAAGIDLCLHIVRTDHGNEAAGALARRLVVPPRRSGGQERYLDRSLPEEIGADPLAEVVAWALEHLHEQFDVETLAARAYMSRRTFDRRFRSLTGSAPLQWLITQRVLQAQRLLETSDYSVDEVAGRCGFRSPVALRGHFRRQLGSSPAAYRAAYRARRPQAERTTDHEPSSPAPPPQALHPDGPGPVPPQIRRTAGAMGSSASLPSEHARDAYATSRASLPGQRSGM
- the orn gene encoding oligoribonuclease, with amino-acid sequence MNDRMVWIDCEMTGLSLSDDALIEVAALVTDSELNILGDGVDIVVRPPSKALETMPDVVREMHTASGLLDELAGGTTLAEAEAQVLAYVRKHVKEPGKAPLCGNSVGTDRGFLARDMSALETYLHYRIVDVSSIKELARRWYPRAYFNSPEKNGNHRALADIRDSIAELRYYREAVFVPQPGPDSDTAKTIAAKHVVRAP
- the glmS gene encoding glutamine--fructose-6-phosphate transaminase (isomerizing), whose protein sequence is MCGIVGYIGKRDVAPLLLEGLQRLEYRGYDSAGIVVTSPKTAGLKMVKAKGRVRDLEAKVPARFKGTTGIAHTRWATHGAPSDVNAHPHMSADLKVAVVHNGIIDNASDLRKKLEADGVEFLSETDTEVLVHLVARSQADKLEDKVREALRVVEGTYGIAVMHADFNDRIVVARNGSPVVLGIGEKEMFVASDIAALVAHTRQIVTLDDGEMATLKADDFRTYTTEGTRTTAEPTTVEWEAASYDMGGHDTYMHKEIHEQADAVDRVLRGRIDDRFSTVHLGGLNLDAREARQIRRVKILGCGTSYHAGMIGAQMIEELARIPADAEPASEFRYRNAVVDPDTLYIAVSQSGETYDVLAAVQELKRKGARVLGIVNVVGSAIAREADGGMYVHAGPEVCVVSTKCFTNMTVAFALLALHLGRTRDLSVRDGKRIIEGLRKLPGQIAEILSREEEIKKLAEEFAEARSMLFIGRVRGYPVAREASLKLKEVSYIHAEAYPASELKHGPLALIEPALPTVAIVPNDDLLEKNRAALEEIKARSGRILAVAHQDQEKADQTIIVPKNEDELDPILMGIPLQLLAYYTAKALGRDIDKPRNLAKSVTVE
- a CDS encoding universal stress protein, which codes for MAGHEFFEPADRKRPVADPTAAEPLAAEDARHSCDPAFKHGVVVGFDGSTSSERALAYAIGMAHRSGSGLIIVHVANRLPTTVWAGCEPPVFVDVPDHRTEVLGLELACAEYLAEVPWILVERGGDICHELEEVGREYEADAIVVGSTHGIVGRIFGSVAGRLAKRAKRPVIVIP